From Heteronotia binoei isolate CCM8104 ecotype False Entrance Well chromosome 3, APGP_CSIRO_Hbin_v1, whole genome shotgun sequence, a single genomic window includes:
- the OMP gene encoding olfactory marker protein — MASEASELELHLVQDVQLTSCMRLRVQSLQQRNEKPQDGEKLLRPNEFVYRLDFARQHGLRFLRWNVALEKPGKVDVVGTSQHWTPDLTHLMRRQLLEPVGVFWKAPDSPEVECNEADALEFGERLVELAKIRKVMYFLLAYADGLEPAHLKCSVVFRV; from the coding sequence ATGGCTTCGGAGGCGTCCGAGCTGGAGCTCCACCTGGTGCAGGACGTCCAGCTGACCAGCTGCATGAGGCTCCGGGTGCAGAGCCTCCAGCAGAGGAACGAGAAGCCCCAGGACGGTGAGAAGCTCCTGCGCCCCAACGAGTTTGTCTACCGGCTGGACTTCGCCCGGCAGCACGGCCTCCGCTTCCTGCGCTGGAACGTCGCCCTGGAGAAGCCGGGCAAGGTGGACGTCGTCGGCACCTCCCAGCACTGGACCCCCGACCTCACCCATCTCATGCGGCGGCAGCTGCTGGAACCCGTGGGGGTCTTCTGGAAGGCGCCCGACTCCCCCGAGGTGGAGTGCAACGAGGCCGACGCTCTGGAGTTCGGAGAGAGGCTGGTCGAGCTGGCCAAGATCCGGAAGGTGATGTACTTCCTCCTGGCCTACGCCGACGGCCTCGAACCGGCCCACCTCAAGTGCTCCGTGGTCTTCAGAGTCTGA